Proteins co-encoded in one Sphingopyxis sp. BE259 genomic window:
- a CDS encoding alpha-glucosidase, with product MNAEFRVQKGGFDLVAGTMTLLRHRAADPAIAAAIGDPDVVMVRGNFRMDDRCTDLASLPIVDVLPDRVELRPQAGAAPGVTLSLVPLGEGFALDVESHDPACNRLALDLAALPDEHIWGGGEQMSYLRLNGRRFPIWTSEPGVGRDKDRELTQIMDREGMAGGDYWTTNYPQPTFLSSHHYACHLTSTAHAVLDFTDPAVNRIAWWEGRGRIEFSFASSLPDLVGIVSSRFGRQPKLPDWAMEGAIIGLKQGIQSFDRLQRIRDAGAVVSGLWCEDWVGIRETSFGRRLFWDWRWSAARYPDLPERIAKLRADGVRFLGYVNPYLAIDGGMFAEARDLGLLALRLDCDEVYVVDFGEFDCGIVDFTNPAAAAWFADRVIGREMLDIGMTGWMADFGEYLPTDLRLYDGSDPMLAHNRWPVLWAEVNARAIAARGLTGEALFFMRAGHSGVQAHCPLLWAGDQCVDFSRHDGIGTVITAALSAGLVGNAYSHGDVGGYTSLHGLVRTADLLKRWAELGAFSPVMRTHEGNRPDDNLQIDSSDDILHHFAAMTRVHAALAPYMRSLCDDAADLGLPVQRPLFLHYPTEACYACEDQYLLGGDLLVAPILHEGAVDRDVLIPAGETWIDVWTGEAMAAGWHNVAAPFGAPPVFYRAGSAFTSVFESLSVQRGELV from the coding sequence GTGAACGCGGAGTTTCGAGTACAGAAAGGCGGGTTCGACCTGGTCGCGGGCACGATGACCCTGCTGCGCCACCGCGCCGCCGACCCGGCGATTGCCGCCGCCATCGGTGACCCCGATGTCGTCATGGTGCGTGGCAATTTCCGGATGGACGATAGGTGCACCGATCTGGCGTCCCTGCCGATCGTCGATGTCTTGCCCGACCGGGTCGAACTGCGACCGCAGGCGGGGGCGGCGCCGGGCGTGACGCTCAGCCTTGTCCCGCTCGGCGAAGGCTTCGCGCTGGACGTCGAAAGCCACGATCCGGCCTGCAATCGCCTGGCCCTCGATCTGGCGGCGCTGCCGGATGAACATATTTGGGGCGGCGGCGAGCAGATGAGTTATCTGCGCCTGAATGGTCGCCGTTTTCCGATCTGGACCAGCGAACCCGGGGTGGGGCGTGACAAGGATCGCGAATTGACGCAGATCATGGACCGCGAGGGGATGGCGGGCGGCGATTATTGGACCACCAACTACCCCCAGCCAACCTTTCTGTCGTCGCACCATTATGCCTGCCATTTGACCAGCACCGCTCATGCGGTGCTCGATTTTACCGATCCGGCGGTGAACCGGATCGCATGGTGGGAAGGGCGCGGTCGGATCGAGTTCAGCTTTGCGAGCAGCTTGCCCGATCTGGTCGGCATCGTGTCGAGCCGCTTTGGCCGGCAACCGAAATTGCCCGATTGGGCGATGGAAGGCGCGATCATCGGTCTGAAGCAGGGGATCCAGAGTTTTGACCGGCTGCAACGCATTCGCGACGCGGGTGCGGTGGTTTCCGGGCTGTGGTGTGAGGATTGGGTCGGCATCCGCGAAACCAGCTTTGGCCGCCGCCTGTTCTGGGACTGGCGCTGGAGCGCGGCGCGCTACCCCGACCTCCCCGAACGGATCGCCAAGCTGCGCGCCGACGGCGTCCGTTTTCTGGGCTATGTGAACCCTTATCTGGCGATTGACGGCGGCATGTTCGCCGAGGCGCGCGATCTGGGACTGCTGGCGCTGCGGCTGGACTGCGACGAGGTCTATGTCGTCGATTTCGGCGAATTCGACTGCGGGATCGTCGATTTCACCAACCCCGCCGCCGCCGCCTGGTTTGCCGACCGGGTCATCGGGCGCGAGATGCTGGACATTGGCATGACGGGCTGGATGGCCGATTTCGGCGAATATCTGCCGACTGACCTGCGGCTTTACGACGGCAGCGATCCGATGCTGGCGCATAATCGCTGGCCGGTGCTGTGGGCCGAGGTCAACGCCCGCGCGATCGCCGCCAGGGGGCTCACCGGCGAGGCGCTGTTCTTCATGCGCGCCGGGCATAGTGGGGTGCAGGCACATTGTCCGTTGCTGTGGGCGGGCGACCAGTGCGTCGATTTTTCGCGCCACGACGGGATCGGCACAGTGATCACCGCGGCGCTGTCCGCGGGGCTGGTCGGCAACGCCTATAGCCACGGCGACGTCGGCGGCTACACGTCGCTCCACGGGTTGGTCCGCACCGCCGACCTGCTCAAGCGGTGGGCCGAACTGGGGGCATTTTCGCCGGTGATGCGGACGCATGAGGGCAACCGCCCCGACGACAATCTGCAAATCGACAGCAGTGACGACATTCTGCATCATTTCGCGGCGATGACGCGGGTCCACGCGGCGCTCGCCCCGTATATGCGGTCGCTGTGCGATGACGCCGCCGACCTGGGACTGCCCGTGCAACGCCCGTTGTTCCTGCATTACCCGACCGAAGCCTGCTACGCCTGCGAGGATCAGTATCTGCTCGGCGGCGATCTGCTGGTGGCCCCGATCCTTCACGAAGGTGCGGTTGACCGCGACGTCCTGATCCCCGCGGGCGAGACATGGATCGATGTATGGACCGGGGAGGCGATGGCCGCCGGATGGCACAACGTCGCCGCGCCCTTTGGTGCCCCGCCGGTCTTTTATCGCGCCGGTAGCGCCTTTACGTCGGTGTTCGAGTCGCTATCCGTGCAGCGGGGGGAGCTTGTTTGA
- a CDS encoding LLM class flavin-dependent oxidoreductase codes for MTQGEAHRPCEVSWFSALCDDDYEFLGQPDPMLQSSWEHCRNIVLTAEKGGFDNILLPSGYQLGLDTTVFAAAIAPFLDRMRLLMAVRIGEDWPPQLARRIATLDRILGGRLTVNIISSDLPGQTLDSEPRYARTVEVMKILKTMLSGQHLSHHGEFYDLELDPPRMTTVSGRCPPLYFGGLSPAARDAAAEAADVYLMWPDTMDKVRDVVGDLTARAAAKGRQLKFGYRAHVIVRETEAEARAYAGRLLSKLDAGVGEAIRQKSLDTATAGVARQTELRASAGDDGFVEDNLWTGIGRARSGCGAAIVGDPDQVLAKLRAYQAEGIDAFILSGYPHAAECDLFARHVLPHLDHGPLTLD; via the coding sequence ATGACCCAGGGTGAAGCGCATCGTCCGTGCGAGGTGAGCTGGTTTTCGGCGCTGTGCGACGATGATTATGAATTTCTGGGCCAGCCCGATCCGATGCTGCAATCGAGCTGGGAGCATTGCCGCAATATCGTTCTGACCGCCGAAAAGGGCGGTTTCGACAATATATTGCTGCCGTCGGGCTATCAGCTCGGGCTCGACACCACGGTGTTCGCTGCGGCGATCGCGCCGTTCCTCGACCGGATGCGCCTGCTGATGGCGGTGCGGATCGGCGAGGACTGGCCGCCGCAGCTGGCGCGGCGCATCGCCACCCTCGATCGTATCCTGGGCGGCCGCCTGACCGTCAACATCATCTCATCGGACCTGCCGGGCCAGACGCTCGACAGCGAACCGCGCTATGCACGCACGGTCGAGGTGATGAAAATCCTGAAGACGATGCTGTCGGGGCAGCATCTGTCGCACCATGGCGAATTTTACGATCTCGAGCTCGACCCGCCGCGGATGACGACGGTGTCGGGCCGCTGCCCGCCGCTCTATTTCGGCGGGCTCAGCCCCGCGGCGCGCGACGCGGCGGCGGAAGCGGCGGACGTGTATCTGATGTGGCCTGACACGATGGACAAGGTGCGCGACGTCGTCGGCGACCTGACCGCGCGTGCGGCGGCCAAAGGGCGCCAGCTGAAATTCGGCTATCGCGCCCATGTCATCGTCCGCGAGACCGAGGCCGAAGCCCGCGCCTACGCGGGCCGCCTGCTCTCGAAACTCGACGCCGGGGTCGGCGAGGCGATTCGCCAGAAATCGCTCGATACCGCGACCGCCGGGGTCGCGCGCCAGACCGAATTGCGCGCCTCGGCGGGCGACGACGGATTTGTGGAGGATAATCTGTGGACCGGGATCGGCAGGGCGCGTTCGGGCTGCGGCGCGGCGATCGTCGGCGATCCCGATCAGGTACTCGCCAAGCTGCGCGCCTATCAGGCCGAAGGCATCGATGCCTTCATCCTGTCGGGCTATCCGCACGCTGCCGAATGCGACCTGTTCGCGCGCCATGTCCTGCCGCATCTCGACCATGGGCCGCTGACGCTCGATTAA
- a CDS encoding PH domain-containing protein — protein MSQTAAAVAVPISDDDAGWQRLHPATLALAIVKLGPRSLQFLPAVAALGFTGNWVYIVPAILAFLLFSLVAAWFHWLRFRFRVGDDEVVIESGVLSRQHRTIPFDRIQDVSIEQGLVSRALGIAKVGFETGAGGKENDASLDAIGLDAAQALRTTIRAHRSGEAAVVATATDTPDAAPVAADRLLFAMTPRQLLVAGLFNFSLAALAVVGAGMQFFDNLLPFDFNVFNPRDWIDIAEDYGLDQWLLAHRCIAGVGAAISLLFIGFASGIATMVFANWNFRLTREPRTLRRTRGLTTRTDVAVPVKRVQAAILITGWFRRRFGWHELRLQSLASDGEKERDHQVVPFAKLTAIDPVLDEVAIARPDAAAPWQHSHRVIALGGLIGALGATTGGLVAVGFGQALGWFGPGIGVLIGAVSLFGARFHRWTDMGEQVAIRRGFWKPKLTLLPHASVQSVDLKTDFILRPLGLATLVFGVPGGSSLASHEIPAIPLATAQDLRARILAARARA, from the coding sequence ATGAGCCAGACCGCCGCGGCTGTGGCCGTTCCGATCAGCGACGATGACGCGGGCTGGCAGCGGCTGCACCCGGCGACGCTGGCGCTGGCGATCGTCAAGCTCGGGCCGCGATCGCTCCAGTTCCTGCCCGCCGTCGCGGCGCTCGGTTTCACTGGAAACTGGGTCTATATCGTCCCGGCGATCCTCGCCTTCCTGCTGTTCTCGCTGGTTGCCGCCTGGTTCCATTGGCTACGTTTTCGCTTCCGCGTCGGCGACGACGAAGTCGTGATCGAAAGCGGGGTCCTGTCGCGCCAGCACCGCACCATCCCCTTCGACCGCATCCAGGACGTCAGCATCGAACAGGGGCTGGTGTCGCGCGCGCTGGGCATCGCCAAGGTCGGGTTCGAAACCGGGGCGGGCGGCAAGGAGAATGACGCGAGCCTCGACGCCATCGGCCTCGACGCGGCGCAGGCGCTGCGGACGACGATTCGCGCCCACCGCAGCGGCGAGGCCGCGGTCGTGGCAACGGCGACGGATACCCCTGACGCCGCGCCGGTCGCCGCCGACCGCTTGCTGTTCGCGATGACGCCGCGCCAGCTGCTGGTCGCCGGGCTGTTCAACTTCTCGCTCGCCGCGCTCGCCGTGGTCGGCGCGGGCATGCAGTTTTTCGACAATCTGCTGCCGTTCGATTTCAACGTCTTTAACCCGCGGGACTGGATCGACATCGCCGAAGATTATGGCCTCGACCAATGGCTGCTCGCGCATCGGTGTATCGCGGGGGTCGGCGCGGCCATTTCGCTCCTCTTCATCGGCTTTGCGAGCGGCATCGCGACGATGGTCTTTGCCAACTGGAATTTCCGCCTGACCCGCGAGCCCCGCACGCTGCGCCGCACCCGCGGGTTGACGACGCGCACCGACGTCGCCGTGCCGGTCAAGCGGGTGCAGGCGGCGATCCTGATCACCGGCTGGTTTCGGCGGCGCTTCGGCTGGCACGAACTACGGTTGCAAAGTCTGGCGAGCGACGGTGAGAAGGAACGCGACCATCAGGTCGTGCCGTTCGCCAAGCTGACCGCAATCGACCCGGTGCTGGACGAGGTTGCGATCGCGCGTCCTGACGCCGCCGCGCCGTGGCAGCACAGCCACCGCGTCATCGCGCTGGGCGGGCTGATCGGCGCGCTGGGGGCGACCACAGGCGGGCTGGTCGCGGTCGGCTTCGGGCAGGCGCTCGGCTGGTTCGGGCCGGGCATCGGCGTGTTGATCGGCGCGGTGTCGCTGTTCGGCGCGCGCTTTCACCGCTGGACCGACATGGGCGAGCAGGTCGCGATCCGCCGCGGCTTCTGGAAACCCAAACTGACCCTGCTGCCGCACGCATCGGTGCAGAGCGTCGACCTCAAGACCGACTTCATCCTGCGTCCGCTGGGCCTCGCGACCTTGGTGTTCGGGGTTCCCGGCGGCAGTTCGCTGGCCAGCCACGAGATTCCTGCCATCCCGCTGGCGACCGCACAGGATTTGCGCGCCCGTATCCTGGCTGCACGAGCGCGGGCATGA
- a CDS encoding aldo/keto reductase — protein MSDLPAVPTTRALGQSGITISSLAWGMWRFAGPAAAARQLVDAALDIGITLFDTADIYGFDGSGGFGDAESLLGELFAADPGLRGRMVLASKGGIMPPLPYDSSAAYLVQAIDASLQRLQTDVIDLWQVHRPDILTHPQEVAGAVHKALAAGKIRAIGVSNCTPAQIAALQHFLDVPLASTQPELSPLRIDPFENGELDQAMQMGMAVLAWSPLGGGRLAEPTNDRERAVVAALDAVAAAHGVSRTAAAYSWLMAHPARPIPIVGTQNVARIAEAADAFAVGWTRTSWYDVFVAARGEKLP, from the coding sequence ATGAGCGACCTTCCCGCCGTCCCCACCACCCGCGCCCTCGGCCAGAGCGGCATCACCATATCCTCGCTTGCGTGGGGCATGTGGCGCTTTGCCGGACCCGCCGCCGCCGCCCGCCAACTGGTCGATGCGGCGCTCGACATCGGGATTACGCTGTTCGACACTGCCGACATCTATGGCTTTGACGGCAGCGGCGGCTTTGGCGACGCCGAAAGCCTGCTCGGCGAACTGTTCGCCGCCGATCCCGGCCTGCGCGGGCGCATGGTGCTGGCCAGCAAGGGCGGGATCATGCCGCCGCTGCCGTACGACAGCAGCGCCGCCTATCTGGTGCAGGCGATCGATGCGTCGCTGCAGCGGCTCCAGACCGACGTCATCGACCTGTGGCAGGTCCACCGGCCCGACATATTGACCCATCCGCAGGAGGTCGCGGGCGCGGTGCACAAGGCGCTGGCCGCCGGGAAAATCCGTGCGATCGGCGTGTCCAACTGCACCCCGGCACAGATCGCGGCGCTCCAGCATTTCCTCGACGTGCCGCTCGCCAGCACCCAGCCCGAACTGTCTCCCTTGCGGATCGACCCGTTCGAAAATGGCGAACTGGATCAGGCGATGCAGATGGGCATGGCGGTGCTCGCCTGGTCGCCGCTGGGCGGCGGGCGTCTGGCCGAACCGACCAATGACCGCGAACGCGCGGTCGTCGCGGCGCTCGATGCCGTGGCCGCGGCGCATGGGGTCAGCCGCACCGCGGCGGCGTATAGCTGGCTGATGGCGCATCCGGCGCGGCCCATCCCGATCGTCGGGACGCAGAATGTCGCGCGGATCGCCGAGGCGGCCGACGCCTTTGCCGTCGGCTGGACGCGGACCAGCTGGTACGACGTGTTCGTCGCGGCGCGAGGAGAGAAATTGCCATGA
- a CDS encoding LacI family DNA-binding transcriptional regulator: MSQRSNIRDVSARAGVSVKTVSRVLNDHPYVSQDTRKKVEAAIRDLEFRPSVAARILAGTKSAQIALIYDNHSPYYINQIQAGCWARCHQDGIRLLGQPVDVDDPDVGDQVRGLVSETHVDGIILSSPVTDCDPVLRTLEQLGIPFVRISPGTNHAMTSSVFMDDAQAADDMTTHLINMGHRRIGFIKGHPNHMASDERLFGYRRALDRAGLPFEPQMIADGLFDFDSGYAACERFLLMPHRPTAIFAANDDMAAGVLAAAHRAGFDLPNDLSVAGFDDTTLARMVWPALTTIRQPVFDLAHTATDLLLTGQNLVHRRLQHDLVERDSVRVRDPATQ; the protein is encoded by the coding sequence ATGAGCCAGCGCAGCAATATCCGCGATGTGTCGGCGCGCGCCGGGGTGTCGGTCAAGACGGTCAGCCGGGTGCTCAACGACCATCCCTATGTCAGCCAGGATACCCGCAAAAAGGTCGAAGCCGCGATCCGCGATCTGGAATTTCGCCCCAGCGTTGCGGCGCGCATCCTGGCCGGGACCAAGTCGGCGCAGATTGCGCTGATCTATGACAACCACAGCCCCTATTACATCAACCAGATCCAGGCCGGGTGCTGGGCGCGCTGTCATCAGGACGGTATCCGCCTGCTTGGCCAGCCGGTCGATGTCGACGATCCCGACGTCGGCGATCAGGTGCGCGGACTGGTCAGCGAAACCCATGTCGACGGCATCATCCTGTCGTCGCCGGTGACCGATTGCGACCCGGTGCTGCGAACGCTGGAACAGCTTGGCATCCCCTTTGTCCGCATCTCGCCGGGCACCAACCACGCGATGACGTCGTCGGTGTTCATGGACGACGCGCAGGCGGCCGACGACATGACCACCCACCTCATCAACATGGGGCACCGCCGCATCGGCTTTATCAAGGGCCATCCCAATCATATGGCGTCGGACGAACGATTGTTCGGGTATCGCCGCGCCCTCGACCGCGCCGGGCTGCCTTTCGAACCGCAGATGATCGCCGACGGATTGTTCGATTTCGACAGTGGTTATGCGGCGTGCGAGCGGTTTTTGCTGATGCCGCACCGCCCCACCGCCATTTTTGCCGCAAACGACGATATGGCGGCCGGGGTACTGGCCGCGGCGCACCGTGCCGGGTTCGATCTGCCAAACGACCTGTCGGTGGCGGGGTTCGACGATACGACACTGGCGCGGATGGTGTGGCCTGCGCTGACCACGATCCGCCAGCCGGTGTTCGATCTGGCGCACACCGCCACCGACCTGCTGCTGACCGGCCAAAATCTTGTCCACCGCCGTCTGCAACACGACCTTGTCGAGCGCGATTCGGTCCGCGTGCGCGATCCTGCGACCCAATAA
- the recJ gene encoding single-stranded-DNA-specific exonuclease RecJ, with translation MSETALGITRSILGQPWHWRRASADMASENLAPDDLVTQLLLARGVARDDLDRQRAPTLRGFMPDPSRFRDMDAAAARLADAVERREAVTIFGDYDVDGATSAALLVRLLRGLGLPAGAYIPDRLMEGYGPSGAALVKIGEAGSKLIVTVDCGAQAFEAIAEANAAGVEVIVVDHHQCATTLPKALALVNPNRLDEAPDAAIHGNLAAVGVAFLLGAALLRTLRGRGFFASRDEPALIDLLDLVALGTVADVARLTGFNRALVTQGLKVMARRGNTGLAALMDAARLTKPPTASDMGFALGPRINAGGRVGKSDLGVRLLTTSDPQEAADISLELNRLNEERRAIEAGVLDEAIAASTACGNAPVAIVAGQGWHPGVIGIVAGRLKERLHRPAIVIAIDDAGVGKGSGRSISGVDLGAAILAAKENGLLVAGGGHAMAAGLTVAADQVDALGAFLNDRLAADVARASGDKSLLIDAVLAPRGISPLWCEAIESAGPYGAGWPAPRVATGPVRIVEASIVGTDHVRLIVAGDDGARFKAVAFRSAETELGQTLLHARGGRKLWLAGRAKRDDWGSRPAAELHLEDAAWAD, from the coding sequence ATGAGCGAGACAGCACTCGGCATTACCCGGTCGATTCTGGGCCAGCCATGGCATTGGCGCCGTGCCAGCGCCGATATGGCCAGCGAAAATCTCGCCCCCGACGATCTGGTCACCCAGCTGCTGCTGGCGCGCGGGGTTGCCCGCGACGATCTCGATCGCCAGCGCGCGCCTACGCTGCGCGGTTTCATGCCCGATCCGTCGCGGTTCCGCGATATGGACGCCGCTGCGGCGCGGCTCGCCGATGCGGTCGAGCGGCGCGAGGCGGTGACGATCTTCGGCGACTATGACGTCGATGGCGCGACCTCTGCGGCGTTGCTCGTCCGCCTGCTGCGCGGGCTCGGGCTGCCCGCGGGCGCCTATATCCCTGACCGGTTGATGGAAGGCTATGGCCCGTCGGGCGCCGCGCTGGTCAAGATCGGCGAAGCCGGGTCGAAACTGATCGTCACCGTCGATTGCGGTGCGCAGGCGTTCGAGGCGATCGCCGAGGCCAATGCCGCGGGGGTCGAGGTCATCGTCGTCGATCACCACCAATGCGCCACCACCCTGCCTAAGGCGCTGGCGCTGGTGAACCCCAACCGGCTCGACGAAGCCCCCGACGCCGCGATCCACGGCAATCTGGCCGCGGTCGGAGTCGCGTTCCTGCTCGGCGCTGCGCTGCTCCGCACCTTACGCGGGCGCGGCTTTTTCGCGAGCCGCGACGAGCCCGCGCTGATCGACCTACTCGATCTGGTCGCATTGGGCACCGTCGCCGATGTAGCGCGGCTGACCGGGTTCAACCGCGCGCTGGTGACGCAAGGGCTGAAGGTGATGGCGCGGCGCGGCAACACCGGGCTGGCGGCGTTGATGGACGCGGCGCGGCTGACCAAACCGCCGACCGCCAGCGACATGGGCTTTGCCCTCGGCCCGCGGATCAACGCGGGCGGGCGGGTCGGCAAATCGGACCTGGGCGTGCGGCTGCTGACGACATCGGACCCGCAGGAAGCCGCCGACATATCGCTGGAACTCAACCGATTGAACGAGGAACGCCGCGCGATCGAGGCGGGGGTGCTCGACGAAGCCATCGCCGCCAGCACCGCGTGCGGCAACGCTCCGGTGGCGATCGTCGCCGGGCAGGGTTGGCATCCCGGGGTGATCGGTATCGTCGCCGGACGTCTGAAGGAACGGCTGCACCGCCCGGCAATCGTCATTGCCATCGATGACGCGGGGGTCGGCAAGGGATCGGGACGCTCGATCAGCGGCGTCGATCTGGGCGCCGCGATCCTCGCCGCCAAGGAAAACGGGCTGCTGGTCGCGGGCGGCGGTCATGCGATGGCGGCGGGGCTGACCGTCGCCGCCGATCAGGTCGATGCCCTGGGCGCGTTCCTCAATGACCGGCTCGCCGCCGATGTGGCGCGCGCCAGCGGCGACAAATCACTGCTCATCGATGCGGTGCTGGCGCCGCGCGGCATCTCGCCGCTCTGGTGCGAGGCAATCGAAAGCGCCGGACCCTATGGCGCCGGTTGGCCCGCGCCGCGCGTTGCCACCGGGCCGGTGCGAATCGTCGAGGCCAGCATCGTCGGCACCGACCACGTCCGGCTGATCGTGGCGGGCGACGACGGCGCGCGGTTCAAGGCGGTCGCCTTTCGCAGCGCCGAAACCGAACTGGGCCAGACCCTGCTCCACGCGCGCGGCGGCCGCAAACTATGGCTTGCAGGCCGCGCCAAACGCGACGATTGGGGCAGCCGCCCCGCGGCCGAGCTCCACTTGGAGGACGCGGCGTGGGCGGATTGA
- a CDS encoding PH domain-containing protein yields the protein MIDTPAVHPTDPFDPEALNAAEGLDPVDPAYAQALRIATALNLIPLAIGASVFDYLLIRHIEGPYGLITALAWLIALIVIITFPSRRVSRWGYKIGDGQLRVARGWLFRTDTIVPFVRVQHIDVGQGPIERWFGLSHLIVHTSGTHNSTVTLPGLPADLAAAMRETIRRHIQTDFA from the coding sequence ATGATCGACACCCCTGCCGTCCACCCGACCGATCCGTTCGACCCCGAGGCGCTGAACGCCGCCGAAGGGCTCGATCCGGTCGATCCCGCTTATGCCCAGGCGCTGCGCATCGCGACGGCGCTCAACCTGATCCCGCTGGCGATCGGGGCGAGCGTGTTCGATTATCTGCTGATCCGCCATATCGAGGGGCCATATGGGCTGATCACCGCGCTGGCGTGGCTGATCGCTCTCATCGTCATCATCACCTTTCCGTCGCGGCGCGTGTCGCGCTGGGGGTATAAAATCGGCGACGGGCAGCTGCGCGTCGCGCGCGGCTGGCTGTTCCGCACCGACACCATCGTGCCGTTCGTGCGCGTCCAGCATATCGACGTCGGACAGGGGCCGATCGAACGCTGGTTCGGGTTGTCGCACCTGATCGTCCACACGTCGGGGACGCATAACAGCACCGTCACCCTGCCCGGCCTGCCCGCCGACCTGGCCGCCGCGATGCGCGAGACGATCCGGCGCCACATCCAGACCGATTTCGCATGA